The Paenibacillus sp. RUD330 genome has a segment encoding these proteins:
- a CDS encoding ribonuclease H-like domain-containing protein, with translation MSSLREKMNRLKGIKTAEADQAAGFPAAAELPVKQPVQDASPSEAAAGGLASAGPEWDRHGVKLVANEAGDCLERRLLLPLGHRSGHHSLAEWAGTAGQLGAFHPEAGEAPHAGNVLFLDLETTGLGAGTGNVPFMMGLAYFEDGAFILRQFLIRHPAEERAMLQELLLLLPRFRWLGTYNGRSFDWPLVQSRFIMNGFRGTPELLHLDFLHPSRSIWKNTLVSCKLSHVEEERLGIFRADDVPGSLAPALYFQYLAEGDPDVLEGVFRHNEQDMITLACLGIRFGHLLAGAVGERMPMPEENEERLRTGLWLEKMGRTADAERLFALVEASEKPAPSAWHALAMREKKTGNWDRAVVLWQKAAACMRTALIPNVDAHVELAMFYEHKRKDVHSALAYAEEAIELFAGRPHDYRSAKRRAEQEALLKRRDRLRRKCGGGGAMLEVDR, from the coding sequence ATGAGCAGCCTGCGCGAGAAAATGAACCGGCTGAAAGGAATCAAGACCGCAGAGGCGGATCAAGCGGCCGGGTTTCCTGCCGCCGCTGAGCTTCCGGTGAAACAGCCGGTGCAGGACGCATCTCCATCCGAAGCGGCAGCGGGCGGGCTCGCCTCCGCCGGACCGGAATGGGACCGCCACGGCGTGAAGCTCGTCGCGAACGAAGCCGGCGATTGCCTGGAGAGGCGTCTCCTGCTGCCGCTCGGCCACCGCAGCGGGCATCATTCGCTCGCGGAGTGGGCGGGAACGGCCGGTCAGCTCGGCGCCTTCCATCCGGAGGCGGGCGAGGCGCCCCATGCCGGCAACGTCCTTTTCCTCGACCTGGAGACGACCGGCCTCGGGGCCGGGACGGGCAACGTCCCGTTCATGATGGGGCTGGCGTACTTCGAGGACGGAGCCTTCATCCTGCGTCAGTTCCTGATCCGCCATCCCGCCGAGGAGCGGGCGATGCTGCAGGAGCTGCTGCTCCTGCTGCCGCGCTTCCGCTGGCTCGGCACGTACAACGGGCGCTCCTTCGACTGGCCGCTCGTTCAATCCCGGTTCATCATGAACGGCTTCCGCGGGACGCCTGAGCTGCTGCATCTGGATTTTCTCCACCCGTCGAGGAGCATATGGAAAAATACGCTTGTCTCCTGCAAGCTCAGCCATGTCGAAGAAGAGCGTCTCGGCATCTTCCGTGCGGACGATGTGCCGGGATCGCTGGCGCCGGCGCTCTATTTCCAATATTTGGCCGAAGGCGATCCCGATGTGCTGGAGGGCGTATTCCGCCATAACGAGCAGGATATGATCACCCTTGCCTGCCTGGGCATCCGCTTCGGCCATCTGCTCGCCGGGGCTGTCGGAGAGCGGATGCCGATGCCCGAGGAGAACGAGGAGCGGCTGCGCACCGGATTGTGGCTGGAGAAGATGGGGCGGACGGCTGACGCCGAGCGTCTTTTCGCCTTGGTGGAAGCCTCGGAGAAGCCGGCTCCATCGGCTTGGCATGCGCTGGCGATGAGGGAGAAGAAAACTGGCAATTGGGACCGGGCTGTGGTATTGTGGCAGAAAGCCGCCGCCTGCATGAGGACGGCGCTTATTCCGAACGTGGACGCCCATGTGGAGCTGGCCATGTTCTACGAGCACAAGCGCAAGGATGTCCACTCGGCTCTCGCCTATGCGGAGGAAGCGATCGAGCTGTTCGCGGGCAGGCCGCATGATTACCGCAGCGCCAAGCGGCGGGCCGAGCAGGAAGCCTTGCTCAAGCGGCGCGACAGGCTCCGCCGCAAATGCGGAGGGGGCGGCGCCATGCTGGAGGTTGACAGATGA
- a CDS encoding HAD-IIA family hydrolase produces the protein MTKTYSLPGMPAPDRPIGGLLLDLDGTIYRGGQAVDGAGSLVRALRDAGVPYKYVTNNSSSSPEAVAKRLRDMGVDAEADEVCTSSQAAARYAAERFPGGKVFLIGEEGLAEELEQAGLVLVERDADLVVQGIDRAFSYAKASEAVRELLAGAEYILTNPDLLLPSHGGLFPGAGSIGAMLAAASGVKPVVIGKPEKILMDYSLERIGLAAGEVSVVGDNLATDIAAGKKSGCGTILVLTGLTTPDNYARYAEAADAEPDAVCGSLADLQSYILKYIGR, from the coding sequence ATGACGAAGACATACAGCTTGCCGGGTATGCCGGCGCCGGACCGGCCGATCGGCGGCCTCCTGCTCGACCTCGACGGAACGATCTATCGGGGCGGGCAGGCTGTCGATGGGGCCGGTTCTCTTGTGAGGGCGCTTCGCGATGCCGGAGTTCCCTACAAATATGTGACGAACAACTCCTCCTCCAGTCCCGAAGCCGTCGCGAAGAGGCTGCGGGATATGGGCGTGGATGCGGAAGCGGATGAAGTATGCACTTCTTCCCAGGCGGCAGCGCGGTATGCGGCCGAGCGCTTTCCGGGCGGCAAGGTATTTCTGATCGGCGAGGAAGGCTTGGCGGAAGAGCTGGAGCAAGCGGGCCTGGTGCTGGTCGAACGGGATGCCGATCTCGTCGTCCAGGGCATCGACCGCGCCTTCTCCTACGCCAAGGCTTCCGAGGCGGTGAGAGAGCTGCTGGCGGGAGCGGAATACATCCTGACGAATCCCGATCTGCTGCTGCCTTCCCATGGAGGCCTCTTTCCGGGGGCGGGCTCCATCGGGGCGATGCTGGCCGCCGCTTCGGGAGTGAAGCCTGTCGTCATCGGCAAGCCGGAGAAGATCCTGATGGATTATTCGCTGGAGAGGATCGGTCTGGCGGCTGGCGAGGTGTCGGTCGTCGGCGACAACCTGGCGACCGACATCGCCGCGGGCAAGAAGAGCGGCTGCGGCACCATTCTTGTGCTGACGGGACTGACGACCCCGGACAATTACGCCCGCTACGCGGAAGCGGCGGATGCCGAGCCCGATGCCGTCTGCGGCTCGCTCGCCGATTTGCAATCGTATATATTGAAGTACATAGGGCGATAA